The Helianthus annuus cultivar XRQ/B chromosome 15, HanXRQr2.0-SUNRISE, whole genome shotgun sequence genomic sequence cattaagaatcatggtttttgttttttcatttcgtcttttatagttttcgacttaATCATTTTGGTCATTCCAAGTTCAAAAATCCGTGTCTTTGTAATCGTAATGTCTTATAGAGAAAGCACGAGTTAATCTATTTCGGGGCTTAAGATAAAAATAAAGAAAGGTTTAGCTTACAACTGAAGTTAAAAGAaagatgtttttattttttactagtGTTATATATAAATGATTCTTAATATATAACTTATAATATAGCATTTAGTGTGAACCAAATataggaaaaatatttttttggcCTTTAAAGCTTTGTCTTCATAAGGCTGGTCATATGAAATGATAAAATGGAAAATCACTTGTATACATATGCCCATTTTGACCAACCAATTTTAAGAAAATAGCATTTTGACTAAAAGTAGTACATACATGGCATTTGACTTCTGATAATTTTACAAGAAATACTTTGACCATACTGACATATTGGCATGTGATTCATGTGATTTAAagttttttatgaaattaaattTTTTACGTGATTTAAGCTTTTTCGTCGATAAAAATGCTCCACTCTATAGGTGAGAATCACCTTTTTTGCTTTATTTTCTTCTTTTGACTTTTTGTGTGGTAATGCAATTTCCtcgattatgtttttttttacgTGATTTATATGCATGACGTGTAACATTATTCACTAAAAACTCTTAAATTTTGTAAAGAGATAACTATCTATAAAATGCTTATATTGTGTAAATCTTATATCGTCAATTTAATTGATTATATACTAAGACCGTGAAATTTAATCGTGTCAATTTTTTACCGtctttttttcaatttttaaattATTACTAAAGTAAAGGCTATACAAATTTTCTTATAAAACATACATTTTTGGTTCAAATGTACATAATGATTATTCATAAACTTAATTGATTTTATATAAGACAGATGACTAAAAAAGATTGTAGTAATATATAATTATGCATCGGATTTTTATTAAGTTGTGAAAATTTTGgataaaaataataaagataaTAAAGAGAATTATAATAAAACTATTCTAAAGCACGTGACTAGAAGGGCGTGAGTCAAAAATCATCACGTGGTGAATGTATCCAATAGAAGCAATGAATCTACTTCCAATGAGTCAATGAATATACTGTTCATATTAACGTCATTCTTAATTTGTTTGTATTTTAACATAAAGTTtgataaagttatttgatccacGAATATACAATCTTGTCAAGTTAAAATATGTTGATTAAACATGTGCttcaaatatatttttttagtgagaaatttggatcactaacggattactGGAGTATTATCATGTCATTGGTGGAACCATCCGATCATATACATTtatggcgaagcttgaaaattttcaccggggggtcggaagtcaccaaatctaaaaattctatataagtatttttttttataaaaccggggggtcgaaaacgtatatacctaaaaaaattacacgaaacgtacatacataacaatactgagcgaaaagttcagggggtcGGACGCCCCTTACGACCCCTCGAAAGCTACGCACTCTATGCAATTTACGAAAACCATAAATTATGACAGGGAAAATTCAGGCAAAATTCAAACAAGTCTAGTTAAATTCAACCTTCATTATTTTGGTTTGAAAATCGCGTTtgattccaaaaataaaatccaATCTTGATGCAATTCGATGAATAATAACTAGAGTTTATTCATTTTTTCCCTTATAAattaaaaccaaataaaaaaaccGAAAAACCAAGAATGGACAAGGAAATGGAATGGATGAGGGAAtgaaatggacgaggtaatggaatgaaatggatcattccattccattatgatgtttggttactcatatgtgaataTAATGAATTATTACTTTTTATCATTTGATAAAAAAAGATGAAGTAACGAAACACAATCgtattaaaaacgacaaaatttaattgcctcaataataataatatttcaatggtaaaaaaattaataattatttttttatatacattaatattagtattaataatacaaatacaaatatatttctttccattccttgaaggaatgaaaaaaaCACCCATTtatcaaggaatgaaaattgtTATATTTAGAAGGAGTTACATTctttggaatgctccattccattaccaaatgataaccaaacatgtttcctTTCATTACATATTCTATTCCTTCATACCAAATGCTACCTAAAATCGAATCTAAAGAGGCATATGAAATTACTTATCAAAGATGCAACATTTCTTTTTGAACGGCTTAAATTATATTAAATACGATTTTTTCGGGTTTGAACCCTTGATCTAAAGGAGATCAACATCTCAACTCCAATAACTAGACTCCATCTTAACTTTTGATATAACAATCACCACTTGAAATTATTTGTTATTTATTCAATTATTTTTCAGGTAAATGAATAGTCTTTAATATGGATTTTTAAAATTATTCAATTTATCTATTTActataaaacaataaaaattgATTAAAAAACCACTTTAAGCAAGAAATCCTTCACGGATGCACATTTCTCTATCAAGCACGACCCCACTTTGAGCAAAGAAATCCTTCATAtatgcagtggcggacccaggaattatttgttgggggtgcggatgagtggctcaagcatattttcaaggagtgcggtcgggttttttgcATAAAATATACACTGAATTTTTTTTTccaaggggtgcgcccgcccaccctggaCATAACCTAGGTCCACCCTTGCATATATGCACATTTAATCAGAAAATATTTTTAATGGGTGTAGCCGAAGGATTTAACTAAAATTTTAAAAGGTGCGATTGGAATTTTGCACTATAAAATatactatttttttttcaaaggtGCACCCGCCCAGAGTGAAACAAAACAATGACCTTAGACTCTCACTTTTCTAGGGCatcaaattataaaaaaaaaatatgtagatTAATTTAAATATGACATTGTTGACATTAAGGTATAAAATCTATAATTATGCATACACACGATGAGATATGAATCATAAGatctaaaacaatttttttagaaAAGGATCCTAATTTTATTATCCTCTTTGTCCTCTACTCATCATACGATACACATCTGCATAACATTTTTAAACAATCATATACCTCTATACTTACATATACAATCATGTTGCCGTATACAAGCTTATACAATATCACACAGAGTCCTATACGTTAGCAATGAGCATTTTTATTCACCGAGTACCAGTACAGTATCAACACGGTATTCAATTTATGTTTATACTTATTTTCGATCAGTGGCGAACTTTAAGATTTTCGACAAGGgttcgaaaacatatatacccaaaaatttctatagaaccaggcagtcaaaaacgtatatacccaaaagttTCTGTACAAAAACCACACATATTACACTACTGAGCGAAAGATTTCGAGGGGTCAGACGCCCCCCCGACCCTTCTAACATGCGCCAATGCTTTCGATACCTATGTTGGTTTGATACCGATCTTATCCCTATTACACACAAGCCATACACCCTATACAACAtgattattataatataaaatcatCTTTATTTATTCTTTCCCAACCACACGTTAAATTAAGGCTCTCCTTGTTCAGTCACGCCAAACCGCCTTTGTTTCAGTCACATGCTACACTAACTCTTTTCTTTCTTTGCTTCTTCATTTTTCTCCACTTTCTTTCCATCTTACCCACCATTCTTCAGGTATCATTTCAATCTTTCTTTATTTCTCCTTCAAACCCTTAATTTTCTTGCTGTTTTTCTACCAAAATGTCGATAAAAATCTCTTCTTTTTCCAAGATTTAGGGCTTATTGTAGTGAATATCATGGAATTTTATTGTAATTAGCTAATTTAGTTGGATTTATTAGAAACCCTTTTGTAGTTTTGTTTAGGATATTAATTTGCTTGATAATCTGTAATTTTAAGCTGCTCtgtttcttgattttttttcaaGAATTTTGTTTGCTGTGTTTATGCAGATGGAAAACCCTTGTGGGGAAgggttattaatattaataaataaataaataaataaataaataaataaattaaccttTTAAATAAATGTGTAAATTACTCAGATAAAAATTCTTGCTTTTTTTACTTTtagaatgaaaaaaaaatatatatattaaaaaaatagagCTGCTAAAATTGGGGAATGGGGAATAATCTTTGAGTTTGAAATCTGGGTTTCATATGATGGAATTTGGTCCGATAATTGGTGGCGGTTTGTCGCATCATTCGGCTTGTTGAGACGTCCCATTCGATTACTTATGGGTAGTGACATGACCCGTTAACGCGACATGAAGTTAAACAAGTTAGTGTTTGGTGTAAATGGCTTGATACGTTAATGACATGATTAAAAAAGTGTATAAATGGGGTTAACGTGCTTAATCTGTTTATGACACACATAACACGTTTGACTTGTCATGTTAAATAAGTCGACATGACATGACAATTTTATGACTAGTTCATTAAAACGACGTAGTTTATAATAAAGGCCcaaactatctacacaccaagtgtgtagatAGCCACACCCaaaaaggtgttttttgtccTATATGCATACCCTACAGTGTCGAGCTGTGGCTAAagcgcggcgttttggtccggttaaccagacaaagactgacgagtctgttgaccggaccaaaacgccgagctttggccctgttttggtcctgtcaaccagacaaaaaactgaccgggtgtcagtcttttgtctggttaaCGCGgtcaaagctcggcgttttggtccggtcaacagacccgtcagtctttgtctggttaaccggaccaaaacgtCGCGCTTTAgccacagctcgacactgcagggtgtgcatataggacaaaaaaACACCTTTTTGGTGTGCCAACAGGCAAATGGGTGTGTGAATAGGTACACCctttataaatgataaatttgaatCGTCTTTTTGGAAACTTTTATTTTATTGTGTTTAGTTAAATGTGTCGTGTTCAGGTTTATAGGTCATGTCAAACGTGTTGTTTTGTACACGACACGTTTTTACAACTACTTACGACCCCTTTGCAAATTTATTTTCGCAGATATGGGAGACAGATTTCGGTTAGACGAAGACGATAAGGTTATGTTCGAGAGTGTATTGGGTCATGAAGCTGCCAGTTTCTTGATTTGGTCAGCAACAAACAAGGTTCCAGACGAATTCCAACCGAAAACCAGCAATTTAGGGGTTCAAGACGGTCTTCGCAAGATTCTCAACGGGTCAGACTGGAGTTACGCCGTTTTCTGGCAAGTTTCCAATTCGAAATCCGGGAAATCGGCTTTGATTTGGGGCGACGGGCATTGCAAAGAATCAAAGCAAAGTGAAGCCCGTAAAGAAAGCGACGAAGACGTTAGAAAAAAAATCGTTCTTCAGAAGCTTCACTCATGTTTTAAGGGATCAGAGGAACAAAATCTGCAGTTAAAGATGGATTTCGTATCCGATTTAGATATGTTTTATCGAACCACGATGTATTATCTATTCCCGTTCGATAAATCTTCTAGCCCGTCTCAGGCGTTTAACACGAGTCGATCGGTTTGGGTTTCCGATGCCAAAAGTTGCGAAGAAGAGTACCAATCAAGATCAGTTTTAGCAAAACTGGCCCGGttacaaaccctagttcttgttCCGGTTAAGAAAGGAGTATTGGAAATCGGTTCGTTTAAGTCGATCCCAGAAGACCCCAGTTTCGTTACGATGGTTAAATCTTTACTTAACGGATGCCACCCGAAAGTACTGCCGAAAATCTTCGGTCAAGATTTAAGTCTCGGTGGTGCGAAATCCGGTGCGTTCagcatcaacttttcaccaaaagATGCAGATGCTTTGGATTTCGGAGGTCAAACGTATAAAATACGGTCGGATCAAGCGTTTGGCGGGAATTCATCGAACGGGCATAGAACCGATTCGCAAACGAACCACGTGATTGGTGGGATATTGAATTCGCAGGCGATGATGTCGGATTTTGATCAGTGTAATCAAGATTCATCTTTAACGGATAGAAAACCGAGAAAACGGGGTAGAAAGCCTGCGGATGGGAGAGAAGAACCGTTGAACCACGTGGAAGCGGAACGACAACGGCGCGAGAAACTGAACCAACGGTTCTACGCGTTACGGGCCGTGGTCCCGAACATTTCGAAAATGGATAAAGCTTCTCTTCTCGGTGATGCCATTTCGTACATAACCGATCTTCAATCGAAGATACGAATCTTGGAAGCTGAAAAGGAGGGCCCGGGTCAACCCGAGGTTGAGTTCATGGCCCGGAAAGATGACGCGGTTATACAAGTTAGTTGGCCGTTAGATGTCCATCCGGTTGCGCAGGTCATAAAGACGTTTAGCGAACATGAAATGGTAGTTCATGACACCGATGTTTCGACTACGGAAAACGGGAAAGTCGTACATACGTTTTCGTTTCAAGCACTCGGTGGTGGCGAGGCGGCAGAACGGTTGAAGGAGAAGCTGGATTCGGCTTTTTCGGACTGATTCGGGTGTTCTAACATGTTTGTAAGATAAAATGTTGGGTGTTTAGATCATTGTGttttgtttgatatagaaattgtttgattcatgTTTTTTGGTAGATTTGAATACATGGAAGATTAAAGTCATGGCACCAACATGTAAATTCTTTATGACTTAAGTTGTTACTTAAATTTTgtaatttaattaaataatatatgtGTTAGGAGTTATATTAGAATTTCAAAAGTTTGTATATAATAATTAGAGTGAATTTctaggattgtcctttatctttatacccattttcaggcgttgtcctttatgttcaaaattgacgagttttgtcctttatgttttcatatcatacacgtttt encodes the following:
- the LOC110910428 gene encoding transcription factor MTB3; this translates as MGDRFRLDEDDKVMFESVLGHEAASFLIWSATNKVPDEFQPKTSNLGVQDGLRKILNGSDWSYAVFWQVSNSKSGKSALIWGDGHCKESKQSEARKESDEDVRKKIVLQKLHSCFKGSEEQNLQLKMDFVSDLDMFYRTTMYYLFPFDKSSSPSQAFNTSRSVWVSDAKSCEEEYQSRSVLAKLARLQTLVLVPVKKGVLEIGSFKSIPEDPSFVTMVKSLLNGCHPKVLPKIFGQDLSLGGAKSGAFSINFSPKDADALDFGGQTYKIRSDQAFGGNSSNGHRTDSQTNHVIGGILNSQAMMSDFDQCNQDSSLTDRKPRKRGRKPADGREEPLNHVEAERQRREKLNQRFYALRAVVPNISKMDKASLLGDAISYITDLQSKIRILEAEKEGPGQPEVEFMARKDDAVIQVSWPLDVHPVAQVIKTFSEHEMVVHDTDVSTTENGKVVHTFSFQALGGGEAAERLKEKLDSAFSD